In Lacerta agilis isolate rLacAgi1 chromosome 1, rLacAgi1.pri, whole genome shotgun sequence, the following proteins share a genomic window:
- the ERMN gene encoding ermin, whose protein sequence is MTEDVQVPTSMSEYNRNVPSEKPQLQVIDIIDQIANSVEVFPYETAEPIPGSPLAQGNRGGGKHLAKSTAYEVSVGIKEIQGEPEGNKERKTDIFSQETRSWEEESREGFCEEKHPVSTIDHKVAKTEERKMEEPQTEEVYSTNEVVVEQEQEEAELSEPKEPMKEEIQLEENETMAEEDFDGTEEIMQKESNEDKHKKRLESSSKDFLSASASCNSQTEKPAEQPSLVKKNDISRHSYSRYNTISYRKIRKGNTKQRIDEFESMMHS, encoded by the exons ATGACAGAAGATGTCCAAGTTCCAACCAGCATGTCTGAATATAATCGGAACGTGCCCTCTGAAAAACCTCAGCTCCAGGTCATTGATATTATTGATCAAATTGCAAATTCTGTCGAGGTATTTCCTTACGAAACCGCAGAGCCTATTCCTGGTTCCCCGCTTGCACAAGGAAACCGAGGAGGAGGCAAACATTTAGCAAAGAGCACAGCATACGAAGTTTCAGTTGGGATAAAGGAAATTCAAG GAGAGCCAGAGGGAAACAAGGAGAGAAAAACTGACATCTTTTCCCAGGAGACAAGAAGCTGGGAAGAAGAATCCAGAGAAG GCTTTTGTGAGGAGAAGCATCCTGTGAGCACTATAGACCATAAAGTAGCTAAGAcggaagaaagaaagatggaggaACCCCAGACTGAAGAAGTCTACAGCACTAATGAGGTGGTggtggaacaggaacaggaagaggCGGAGCTGAGTGAACCCAAGGAGCCAATGAAAGAGGAAatacaactagaagaaaatgaaaCCATGGCAGAGGAAGACTTCGACGGCACCGAAGAAATAATGCAGAAGGAAAGCAATGAAGATAAACATAAAAAGAGGCTGGAGAGCAGCAGCAAGGATTTCCTTTCTGCCAGTGCCAGCTGTAACTCTCAGACTGAGAAACCTGCTGAGCAGCCGAGCTTGGTAAAGAAAAATGATATCTCCAGGCACAGTTATTCTCGATACAATACAATATCTTACCGGAAGATCCGGAAAGGAAACACTAAACAGAGAATTGATGAATTCGAGTCCATGATGCATTCATAA